In Rubrivirga marina, the following are encoded in one genomic region:
- a CDS encoding response regulator: protein RAKAEPAPEAATLDADDPVMIVRAKPSVPPATAPTIPEAAPPEDAEIVAEPSGDGRPTILVVEDNDDTRMLLERILRSTYDVTAVGDARSALLAMNQRRFSGLVLDINLGGKETGADVLRIARSLPRYDGVFAIALTAYALPGDRERLLESGFNAYISKPFTRQSLMETLADGVMA, encoded by the coding sequence AGGGCGAAGGCCGAGCCCGCCCCCGAGGCGGCCACCCTCGACGCCGACGACCCCGTGATGATCGTCCGCGCCAAGCCGTCCGTTCCGCCGGCTACCGCCCCGACGATCCCCGAGGCCGCGCCCCCCGAGGACGCCGAGATCGTCGCCGAGCCCTCCGGCGACGGGCGCCCGACCATCCTCGTGGTCGAGGACAATGACGACACCCGGATGCTCCTCGAGCGGATCCTCCGCTCGACCTACGACGTGACGGCCGTCGGCGACGCGCGGTCGGCGCTGCTGGCGATGAACCAGCGGCGGTTCTCGGGCCTCGTCCTCGACATCAACCTCGGCGGCAAGGAGACCGGCGCCGACGTCCTCCGGATCGCGCGCTCGCTGCCCCGCTACGACGGCGTGTTCGCGATCGCGCTCACGGCCTACGCGCTTCCCGGCGACCGCGAGCGGCTGCTCGAGTCGGGGTTCAACGCCTACATCTCGAAGCCCTTCACGCGCCAGTCGCTGATGGAGACGCTGGCCGACGGCGTGATGGCGTAG